The following are encoded together in the Glycine max cultivar Williams 82 chromosome 8, Glycine_max_v4.0, whole genome shotgun sequence genome:
- the LOC121175247 gene encoding uncharacterized protein, protein MLPQLQLEQLELSGDNFDSASELSSDGDDPLADDFLQGSNDDEGIFWYMMNSVIAVMYLNGRIYEDNDGVIFEGSKKSFQMNRGISYNALKKIGDKVRLENNEIISFISCKFLVSGKYVALQICDDEDVETMIKSFRQQEQMSVIELYIEKDVVGSSANFNTSIKISINIKK, encoded by the exons ATGTTGCCGCAACTACAACTGGAGCAACTCGAACTCAGCGGTGACAACTTCGATTCCGCGTCGGAGCTCTCCTCCGATGGCGACGATCCATTAGCCGATGATTTCCTCCAAGGAAGCAATGACGATGAAG gtaTATTTTGGTATATGATGAATTCTGTTATAGCAGTCATGTATTTGAATGGAAGGatatatgaagataatgatggtgtaatatttgaaggcagtaaaaagtcATTTCAGATGAATCGTGGAATAAGTTataatgctttgaaaaaaattggagataaagtaaggttagaaaataatgaaattatctcttttataAGCTGcaaatttttagtttcaggaaaatatgttgcgttgcaaatttgtgatgacgaagatgttgaaactatgatcAAAAGTTTTCGACAACAAGAACAAATGTCAGTTATAGAATtatacatagaaaaggatgttgtTGGTAGTTCTGCTAATTTCAACACCTCaattaaaattagtattaatattaaaaaatga